The DNA sequence CGGACAACCCCGTCTATTGCCGCCAGGACGGCGCCTGCCTGGCTATCCTGGGCATGGGACATGCCAATGCGGCGGCCTCCACCATGGCGCTGACCTTGTCCCCGCGGCTGGACCTGCGGCACACCTATTTCATCATCGCCGGCATTGCCGGCATCAACCCTGACTACGGTACTCTGGGCACAGCGACCTGGGCTGCTTATGCCGTGGACTTCGGCCTGCAATGGGAACTGGATGCACGCGAGATCCCCCGTAACTGGCGCGGCGGCTACCTGGGCATCAATACCCGCGATCCCAACCAGAAACCGCCGCTGGACTATCGTACCGAGGTGTTCCAGCTCGACGCCGCCTTGCAGCAGGCCGCCTATCGGCTCTCGCGCGAGGTGGTATTGCGCGACGATGAGCAGGCCGCCCGCTATCGCGCCAACTATAAGCAGGCCGTGGCACGCGCCAAGCCGCAGGTCACGCGTTGCGATACCGTCTCCAGCGATACTTGGTTCTCCGGCCATCGCTTGAGCCAGCGGGCTACCCAATGGACCGGCCTGCTCACCGATGGGCGCGGCCAGTACTGTACCGCGCAGCAGGAAGACAATGCCACCCTGGAAGCCCTGCGGCGCGCTGGTGCCGAGGGCTTGGTCAATCCCGCGCGGGTGGCGCTGCTGCGCACCGGGTCGGACTTCGATCGTCCGCCGCCAGGCCTCTCCAACGCGGCCAACCTGCTCAATTTCGAGACCCAGGGCGGCTTTGCCATCGCCACCGAGAACCTCTACCGGGCTGGTTCCCCGCTGGTCGAAGCCATCGTATCGGACTGGGCGCGCTGGTCTCAGGGAGTGCCTGCCCAGTGAGCGCAGGGTCGCGTGCCGCCGCTGCGGAGGCGGCACGGCCGGGGGCGTGGGCGAAGGTATGCGGCCCCCAAGCAAGCTAATAAGAAATTCTCAGTTTGGCCCGACGCCCCCTCGCCCTATGATGTCCTCATCCTTGCCACCCCGCGCAAGCCGGACTTCATCAGACACCCCATGAGCACAATTTCCCCCAGCCTCCTGCAGCGCATCGCCGATGGCGCCGCCCAGCGTGACGCCCAGCGTAAACAACCCTTCGACCTGATCCAGGAAATCAAGGCCACCGGCTTCGGCGCCGGTCGGCTCGACGCCGACCATGGTGGCGGCGGCGCCAGCCTGGTCGACACCCTGGACACGGCCATCCAGCTGGGCGCGGCCGATCCCAATATCGCCCACATCTGGCGCAATCATCACGTGGCGCTGGAGCGTCTACTCAATACCCCGCTGCAGCACCCGGGCGTGCAACGCCTGCGTGAACGCGTGCGCGCAGGCGATCTGGTCGGCGCCTCGCATACCGAGCTGGGCCAGGCACAGATCGGCGGCAATGCGCCGCTGACCACACGCCTGGTGCGCCAGGGCGATCACTATGTGCTCAATGGCCAGAAGTTCTATTCCACCGGCTCGCTCTTTGCGGACTGGTTACACGTGACCGTCTCGGTGGAAGACGGCCGCCGTGCCGTGGTACTGCTGCCGCGCCTGCGCGAAGGGATACAGACCCTTGATGACTGGTACGGCATGGGCCAGCGTTTGACCGGCAGCGGCACCACCGTCTTCGAAAACGTGCTGGTGAGCGCCGATGAAGTGGTCTTGCCGGACCAGGTGCCGGTTCAGCAGGCCGTGTTCGGCTCGACTATCGCGCAACTGTTCCTGACCTCGGTGATTGCCGGCGTGGTCGCGGCCGTCGCGCGCGATGGCGCCGCGCTGCTGGGCAAGCGCAAACGCAACTACTACTACGCGCCCACGCCCTCGGCGGCGCAAGACCCCATCCTCCTGACGGCCCAGGGTGAGCGCGAAGCCGATGCCTTCGCCACACGCACCGTGGTACTGGCAGCGGCCGCCACCGCTGATCAGGCCTATGCCGCCCTGAAAACCAACGCGGTCGATGCCGATGCACTCCTGCAGGACGCCGCGGCCGCCGCAGCCAAGGCCAAGATCACCGTGGATCGCATCGCCCATCATGCTGCCACGGCCCTGTTCGACATCGCCGGCGCTTCGGCCACGCTGACCCAGCTCAACCTGGATCGTCACTGGCGCAATATCCGCACCATCTCCACCCATAATCCGACCTCCCACAAGGCCTATGCCCTGGGCAACCTGAGCGTGAACCAGGTCAGCTTGCCCACGCAGGGGTTCTTCTAAATCCGAAAGTGCATTGCCTGCGCCGATAAAGGTTTCCATTTGGTGGGATGTTCTATAAAGTAGACAAAAAACCAAATCAGGGAAAAGCGCAGGCTGCATGAACATTCCAGCAAGTAATCTGGCTGCGAACGGTGAGTTGTCGTCCGGTTGCCGTAGCGGCCAATCGGATGGCCCCGGGTTTGCGTTGCGCTGGCTGCCTGCGCTCTTGCTGTTGCTCTCGCTCCTGTCGAGCTGGCTGCCCCAGGCACAGGCTCAGGGCCGGGAGCTCACGGTAGGCGTGTACCAGAATCCGCCCAAGATCTTCTTTGATGGCCAGGGTGGGGCCACCGGCTTGCACATCGACCTGCTGCGCCTGATCGCCCAGCGCGAACACTGGCAACTACGCTTCGTGCCCTGCGAATGGCAAGCCTGCCTGCAGCAGGTGGAAAGCGGCCAGATCGATATCCTGCCCGACGTCGCCTGGAGCGAGCAGCGCGAGAAAGTGCTGCAGTTCCCCAGCGCGCCCGCGCTCTACAGCTGGTCCATCCTGTATCGCAGCAGTGCGGTCAGTATCAATTCGGTCTTCGATCTCAAGGGCAAGAAAATCGGCCTGCTGGACAACTCGGTGCAGGCAAATTATTTCCGCAGTCTGGTCGAGAACTCTGGCATCAAGGTCGAACTGGTACCCCTGAGCAATATCGAGATCGGTTTCAGGATGGCCGCCGCCGGCAAGCTCGACGGCATCATCGCCAGCCAGCAGGCCGGCGACATGCTGGCCGAGCGCTATCGCCTCTCCGACACCAGTATCGTGTTCCAGCCGGTGAAGCTGTTCTTCGTCAGCGGCAAGGCGCAGCCCCATGAAACGCTGGCCGCCATCGACCGTGCGCTGCTGCAATGGCAGGCCGATCCCGATTCAATCTATTTCCAGATCCTGCGCAAATGGGGACGTGGCAATACCGCAGTGCCGACCTATGTCTGGTGGTTGCTGGGAGGCGCGCTGGCCTTGCTGGTGGTGGCTTCGCTGATGGCCATCTACCTGCGCCGTGAAGTGGCACGCCGTACCGCGCGCCTGCAGCAAAGCGAAGCCTCGCTACGCATCGCCGCCGCAGCCTTTCATTCGTCTGAAGCGATCTGGGTCATGGATGCCGACCGTAAGGTGCTGGAAGCCAATGACGCCTTTACCGAACTGACCGGTTATCGCCAGGATGAACTTGATGAGCATGGAATGCCGCTCTGCCGTCGCGACGAACTCCATGACGATTTCCGCGCCGAGCTTTGGACACGGGTCCAGTACGAAGGCAAATGGCAGGGTGAGCTGCTGGTGCTGCACAAGAATGGCCAGACCTTCTGGGCCATGCTGACCCTGACCGCCGTGGCCGATCCGCACGGCAAGGTCAGCCACTACGTCGGCACCCAGGTCGACATCAGCAGTCAGAAACGCCTGCAGGAAGAAACCCGGCAACTGGCCTTCTACGACCCGCTCACCGGCCTGCCCAACCGGCGCTTGCTGTTGGAAAAGATCGAGGCGGCCGGTGCCAGCGAGAGTACCCGCAACGAGGTAGCCGGGGCGCTGTTCTTCGTCGACATCGACAATTTCAAGGATCTCAACGACGCCCTGGGCCACTCCCTGGGCGACCAGCTATTGAGCCAGATCGCGGCGCGCTTGTTGAAACTGACCGGCAGCAGTGGCCTGGTGGCGCGACTGGGTGGGGATGAATTCGTGGTGCTGCTGCCATCGGCCTTGGCGGTGCAGGACCAGAAGCAGGAACAAGACGTCGCCAGCCAGTTCGCTCAACGCATCATCGACGTCATGCAAGAGCGCTTCGACCTGTCCGGCGTCAGTCATTTCGCCACCTGCTCGGTGGGCGTGGCACTCATGCGGGCACACGGCGCCAACGTCGAAGACTTGCTGCGCCAGGGTGACCTGGCCATGTATGCGGCCAAGCAGAAGGGGCGCAATACCTTCTGCCTGTTCGATCAGGAAATGGAATATGCCCTGCACTTTCGCACCGGTCTGGAAAGCGACCTGCGCCGCGCCATCGACAGTGGCGAATTCGAATTGCACTACCAGCCGCAACGCGACCAGGACGGTACCCTGATCGGGGTAGAAGCGCTGGCGCGCTGGAACAGTCCCTTCCGCGGCAGCGTCTCGCCGGCCATCTTCATCCCGGTGGCCGAAGCCTCGGGCCTGATCCTGCCGCTGGGACAATGGGTGTTCCAGCAAGCCTGCCGCCAGTCGGTGCGCTGGAACCGCCAGGGCCACAAGACGCCGGTAGTCATCGCAGTCAATGTCAGCGCCGTGCAGTTGCACCAGCCCGACTTCGTGCAACACATCCTGGCGACCCTGCAAGCCACCGGCGCCGACCCCAGCCATCTCAAGCTGGAGTTGACCGAATCGGCCATGGTCGAGGACGTGCAGGCCACCATCGAGAAGATGCTGGAATTGAAGCGTCATGGCCTGGCACTGTCACTGGATGATTTCGGCACCGGCTATTCCTCGCTGTCGCTGCTCAAGCGCCTGCCCATCGACCAGATCAAGATCGACCAATCCTTCGTGCGCGAACTGCTGGTAGCGCCCAGCGATGTCGCCATCGCCAAGACCATCATCGCCCTGGCCAATGCGCTGGGACTGGAAGTATTGGCCGAAGGCGTGGAAACCCGCGAGCAGCAGCAGTTCCTGGCCTTGCTGGGCTGTACGCGCTACCAGGGTTACCTGTTCGGACGACCGCTTCCTGCGGAGCAGTTTGACGCGGTGGGATGAGGCCACTACCGGCAGTCCCGGGATAATCGTCTCAATGCGTGGC is a window from the Herbaspirillum rubrisubalbicans genome containing:
- a CDS encoding purine-nucleoside phosphorylase gives rise to the protein MRQSRLSRPLRRAGAALALLALAWVQGATAADAPRPVKVMVLSMFKPEAQHWLEHWGNTEQIVIPGLGADNPVYCRQDGACLAILGMGHANAAASTMALTLSPRLDLRHTYFIIAGIAGINPDYGTLGTATWAAYAVDFGLQWELDAREIPRNWRGGYLGINTRDPNQKPPLDYRTEVFQLDAALQQAAYRLSREVVLRDDEQAARYRANYKQAVARAKPQVTRCDTVSSDTWFSGHRLSQRATQWTGLLTDGRGQYCTAQQEDNATLEALRRAGAEGLVNPARVALLRTGSDFDRPPPGLSNAANLLNFETQGGFAIATENLYRAGSPLVEAIVSDWARWSQGVPAQ
- a CDS encoding acyl-CoA dehydrogenase family protein, whose protein sequence is MSTISPSLLQRIADGAAQRDAQRKQPFDLIQEIKATGFGAGRLDADHGGGGASLVDTLDTAIQLGAADPNIAHIWRNHHVALERLLNTPLQHPGVQRLRERVRAGDLVGASHTELGQAQIGGNAPLTTRLVRQGDHYVLNGQKFYSTGSLFADWLHVTVSVEDGRRAVVLLPRLREGIQTLDDWYGMGQRLTGSGTTVFENVLVSADEVVLPDQVPVQQAVFGSTIAQLFLTSVIAGVVAAVARDGAALLGKRKRNYYYAPTPSAAQDPILLTAQGEREADAFATRTVVLAAAATADQAYAALKTNAVDADALLQDAAAAAAKAKITVDRIAHHAATALFDIAGASATLTQLNLDRHWRNIRTISTHNPTSHKAYALGNLSVNQVSLPTQGFF
- a CDS encoding EAL domain-containing protein: MNIPASNLAANGELSSGCRSGQSDGPGFALRWLPALLLLLSLLSSWLPQAQAQGRELTVGVYQNPPKIFFDGQGGATGLHIDLLRLIAQREHWQLRFVPCEWQACLQQVESGQIDILPDVAWSEQREKVLQFPSAPALYSWSILYRSSAVSINSVFDLKGKKIGLLDNSVQANYFRSLVENSGIKVELVPLSNIEIGFRMAAAGKLDGIIASQQAGDMLAERYRLSDTSIVFQPVKLFFVSGKAQPHETLAAIDRALLQWQADPDSIYFQILRKWGRGNTAVPTYVWWLLGGALALLVVASLMAIYLRREVARRTARLQQSEASLRIAAAAFHSSEAIWVMDADRKVLEANDAFTELTGYRQDELDEHGMPLCRRDELHDDFRAELWTRVQYEGKWQGELLVLHKNGQTFWAMLTLTAVADPHGKVSHYVGTQVDISSQKRLQEETRQLAFYDPLTGLPNRRLLLEKIEAAGASESTRNEVAGALFFVDIDNFKDLNDALGHSLGDQLLSQIAARLLKLTGSSGLVARLGGDEFVVLLPSALAVQDQKQEQDVASQFAQRIIDVMQERFDLSGVSHFATCSVGVALMRAHGANVEDLLRQGDLAMYAAKQKGRNTFCLFDQEMEYALHFRTGLESDLRRAIDSGEFELHYQPQRDQDGTLIGVEALARWNSPFRGSVSPAIFIPVAEASGLILPLGQWVFQQACRQSVRWNRQGHKTPVVIAVNVSAVQLHQPDFVQHILATLQATGADPSHLKLELTESAMVEDVQATIEKMLELKRHGLALSLDDFGTGYSSLSLLKRLPIDQIKIDQSFVRELLVAPSDVAIAKTIIALANALGLEVLAEGVETREQQQFLALLGCTRYQGYLFGRPLPAEQFDAVG